DNA from Elaeis guineensis isolate ETL-2024a chromosome 2, EG11, whole genome shotgun sequence:
ACCTCTCAAGCTCACAGTGAACTTCAACATCTCTCAACCATCCTGCTAAATATCTCCCGCACCTTTGAGCCTAATATCTGGCAATGGAAATGGAGCTCTATTGGTGTCTACAACGTCCGATCCTGCTACAATTTTCTCTTAAATGGAGGCATAATCTCAcctttaggacaatgattttggaGCCTcccaattttggagaaagcaaaactatttttctagcTTGCTTTCCAGGATAGAGTCTTAATTAAAGAGAACCTCATTAAATAAGGCATCACTACATTCAAAAACTGTCCATTGTGCAATGAAACCAATGAAACTCTAAATCACCTAATGCTGCAGTGCTCCTACTCCATAACTTACTGGCACatctgtagcgaaaatttagtgcaggggcaaaatgtaattttaaaactttttcaaaattactattttacagcgaattattaattaatctcattaattaatactaattaaccctacactaggatctaaatatgatacaacagcatgcatttaaatttgaaattcaaatttgaatcagtaaaccttttacagtactgtgttcagaacacatcaccttttgcgggtagtcgatcaccgtaatctgatcaccgtcggggggctctgatcatcacgtcgcagcacacaaatgtctggcctctgtggatcgtccacacgaagctcccgtctgatcagctcctcacgaatgctagttgtgATTtcaccttttgatggcagatgttgatcgaactccttcgatcaatgtgtgccgactcctcggatgctcggatcgtttgcacggttgcttgagaggctgatagatctctctctgaaatttggtggactcacgacactcgtggcacaccaatctcacttcccaaaccctaggtagaaaccctagggtacacactagaaacctgcgctcaattttctttcttttctttctttttctctggaaggttttggaccttcagcttacacacaaactttcctcacgccccaaagtttctctcttaaaatttctacgcacgtccacctttcttctctttttaaaacaacgtcgaacgtgtcttatccgcgtgagaggataaagataagtggttgcacatttgaattcaaatcaaatttgaattcaaatgcaaaaccaactcatccctatccacttgtgtgtgagaagagaaggggcgtgagttgatttgtgcgtggagagtttacacgagaaatattttctcgtgtaaaatatggggcgcacaagataagaccatggcgcatggattagttggttgctcattcaaattcaaactttcttttgaatttgaatggccaaccaacttatttttatccagatatttggcgcacaagggtgggcgtgggatggcttctgtgtggagaaaattcacgagaagttgcttctcgtgaatttaaatatgcacagaagaagtgaggtggcgcagggagaaaagtcaaggtggtttgaacctaattgagccaacctaatctaaataggttaagcacaattagaataaattaaatccaacttaattaggcttaattaggctcaataaaatcctaatcaaatcaggaattaactaaacctaacccctgatcaaatcagggactaaaccaccttagcgattaggtcaacatttaacctaatcgggtcaatccaaactgaatccaattcaattggacttgatccaaaaataattactcaatcaaattgagttaattagcaatcaaatcactaattaaatctctcataaatattgagtccaaatccgatgggcaatcaggcatcagagaccatcgatatgaaatcctgatcaaaaagttcaaatttcaaattcaaaatttaaaattcaaaattttgaccccggtacccaaaatgtgtggaactcatgatcaagaatcctaattctcaatcataaagtcccagacacataagactcataatcagccatctgatcagaaaggaaccactaatgtgtgtgaccccgcaggttcgaacctaagccggtagcacaggaaccaattcctgtactaatcgaagtgaccatctagcaatggtatccgacgatcagataggtcgaataatcgcaaacgcaacattcagaacctacgtgaatatggttaccgtataattcatcccttttgacccctgcgtttaggatgactcagggttaaactgtcaaccctgatgatatcatccgaatcgtgctcaactcaattagtcctgtgactcctcactaggactatcctggtcaagattttgctaaattgaaacacgactgtacacagctcctaaactggagtagtcaatcccatcttgacacacgcaccaacaagtcaagtacttgactacacccagcagccttccgtcattgaattagaaattcaggtagtccagtgcctaagtgcagtgagttgcttgcaagtcaccgtggcggtctcaggtcggagggacatttatacccatatcccatcggagtaaatcttgacagcaaaaatagctccggagttggtcacgttcagtgcagatgtactattacatctcacctgtatgccataccagtgtctccacactctttggttatgaggacaaccaacccNNNNNNNNNNNNNNNNNNNNNNNNNNNNNNNNNNNNNNNNNNNNNNNNNNNNNNNNNNNNNNNNNNNNNNNNNNNNNNNNNNNNNNNNNNNNNNNNNNNNAATGGTGCTGCACAGGATGGTCTGCCATTGCTTAGATCAATGCAGTTTCGGCTTGATCTTCTTTCTTTCCCAACAGCTGCGTACGATTGAAGAATCACAGTCTGCACATTCAACTTTAGAATCATGGAAGAAACAATACCAGAAGTAACTCTTATGAGTTTGCTCTTCCCATCTACTAATGATTACTAGACTTTTTTCGTTTCCTAGCTATATCTTTTTTTGTACCTGCTTATTTGCTTTCCCCAGTTGTACGAGtacctttcatattttttttcagtttttaATTTTTGTGCTTCTAACAATTGCTAGCCCTGCTTCATGTTTTCAGTTTGCATATGAGCCTAAGGAATGCTAACTTGCAAGCAAAGAAGAACATCCGAAAAGCTGCTCAGGAGGAGGTGAGACCTCCTTTCAAAACATGGGATCGAACTCTTTAGATGTCCTTagattgttaatttcattctgcAATGTGAATCATCCTACAAAATTTGTGTGCTAGCTTTGACAAATTTGATGATCCTTTATAGTGTTGCTGTATTTCATTATGTGATGTGAATCCTTCTATCAAGTTTCCACATAAGCTTCAACAGCAATTAATGATCCTTAcagactctctctctcttaaaaacTTTGCTCCACTGCTAATATTGGATTCTAAATCTGCAGAGAGAGCTTCTTTTAGGAGGTGGAGAAGAGTCTACAATCCGCAGGCGTAATTTACAGTATGTCTTCTGAATTTAGTGAAACAAGTAATTTCTAAGAATTTTTTATTCATGCAATATCCTTCTTAAAATGTTCATGATCTTAAATTATAAAGTGCAATCAATTGAGTTTATATGCATTCTCATGTTTATATTTTTGGTAAAGAAAAGTTATTGCATGGTTATGCTTCTTGTGCATAATCTTGTTTTCTGCTAAGGTATGAGGCGGGTAGAAAGACCAAAAGAAAAAGGTTTAATGCGGGGTTGATTGATGgctataaaattttaaccaaTCTTTTAGTGGAACAGCCTGATGTAGACACCTTCATCTAGATGGTACAAACTTTAATTATTGTTGTTGCTGTTCTTTCTTTGTGTTATTGTTTGAAGATGAAATAGGATTTTATTTGATAGTCAAAGCCCAGACAATGTGGAAGAGCATTGTAGACATTGAAACGCCCATTCCTTTTCATGTAAAAAGAATGACTCAAATGTGGTGATGGTTCTAGTTCATCTATGGTCTGAAGTTTCTCAAGTTGAGGGCTGGGCAGCTTCTGACACTCTTCATGATGTTGAAAACAATGCACTAGGCTGTAATCCAAGGATCTTGTGTATTTTCAATAATTATAGGCCCATGCCTTGGTTTATTGAGACTGAGATGCTTTCTtgagttggttatcttcttaggGTGAACTCTGTAATGGTTGTTTATGAATAAATCTCTCCCACTTATTATGACTAAGAGGCATGTTACAGTGGTTTAATTTCCTGATTTTATAGGACAAAGGCTGGGATGACATCTGCTGCAGAAAGCATTATCGCGAGCCTTCGGCGTACTCGTCAACTGATGGTTCAGGTGTGATTACTTGAATAATAATAGTTGGTCTTGATTTATGGCTACCTAATGGGTAGATCTATTTTATAACACTGTCTTTCCATAATTTTCCACATGAGGTGGATAGAAGTGCAAACACATTGGCTACTTTTGGTATGATCCCTTATTGCTTTGCTGTTTGTTAATTATATAATGGTTGTTATACTGGCAATCATGATTTGCCAATACAATGTTGTTTGTAACTTTCTTCAAGCTTAGTGCTTAAATTTGGTTCCAGTGATATTTTATGCTTTCTGCATTCATGGCCTTTTTAAACAACAAAAAGAGAAATGAACTATCATATGTTTTAATGTGGATCTCAAGTACATGGCTACCTTCATTTCATAGATAGATCCAGTTAGAGGACTTGTGTAAGCTTCTCTTACATTGTCGTTGATAGATCAGATTATTACTTATTCAAGTTATTTTGAAAGAAATATAGTATTGCCTGTGATATCtagaaagaaagagggagggTGAAGGGGGTAATTCAGTTTTATTTCTACATAAAAACTGAATCGTTCGAGTAGAAATTTTCCTTAAAAATGTCCCAAACCAAGCTTATGTTACCTATTTAGAAGTTATTATGGGAGGACTCATCCTAAACCTTTTCCCAAAGAACAATGAAAAGGAAAGAAACTCATTCCAAGAGGAGTCATAATTTAGGAGAGGGAATATGACTAGAGCTTAAGGCCCATCACTACGTAAATGCAATCTTGTAGACTGTGTGAGATTTTGTGCATAAGTACACCCTCCCTTTGGTGATGGGGCATGAGTCTTTGCCTTGATTACAAAATTGTTAAGGCAATTTAGATTTTCTTTTGCATTTGTGGATGTAACACATATACTTACATTATTGCATCATTATGTTATTAACAATAGAATGTGATGCTCCatatatgtgatgtatttttCAGAGGAATCAACAAGTGTTCTAAAGAAAGCTGAAGGTGAGTACAAAGGACACCGCTCTTTGTTGATGCGCACTCGTCGCTTGCTTTCCACAATGCAACGTCAAGATGTTATGGACAGGTAAACATCTATCCTTATGGTTGCATAGCTATCAGGAAATACTATTAAACTATTGtcttaaaaggaaaaaaatcattTTCTCTTGGATGGAGCTTTTAGCAAGGCTATTGAAGATAAGGGATGGTGATTTCTTTTAGTCCAAACTCCGGTTAACATGCATTATTTCTATACTCCAAGCAGAGTGATACTAGTGACGGGATTTCTCATGTTCTTATCGGCGGTGCTGTATGTTGTGTCGAAGCGGGTTGGGCTGCTAAAGTTGCAGAGGAAGCTACTTGCAGCCATCAAGGCAGGTT
Protein-coding regions in this window:
- the LOC140855238 gene encoding LOW QUALITY PROTEIN: uncharacterized protein (The sequence of the model RefSeq protein was modified relative to this genomic sequence to represent the inferred CDS: deleted 1 base in 1 codon) — translated: NGAAQDGLPLLRSMQFRLDLFLSQQLRTIEESQSAHSTLESWKKQYQNLHMSLRNANLQAKKNIRKAAQEERELLLGGGEESTIRRRNLQTKAGMTSAAESIIASLRRTRQLMVQVDRSANTLATFEESTSVLKKAEGEYKGHRSLLMRTRRLLSTMQRQDVMDRVILVTGFLMFLSAVLYVVSKRVGLLKLQRKLLAAIKAGSEGHEEVVVEIQRAAVGDGLNHAPAHENVVPQAEIPVPCV